From the Paludisphaera mucosa genome, one window contains:
- a CDS encoding serine hydrolase domain-containing protein, producing the protein MKTTKGRSSRRRIPSFEAVEARRLMTTVPGGASGLVAAASHGRPAGMRQGGATQVEVQALRTPAGARGRLSPEVVRALDAEIDRAVAQDGLPSAAVMITIPGSRSYVAVRGEADLRTGRARGAAMPFRIASITKSFTATAVLQLADRGKLSLDDPLAKWYPDFPHADSITVDDLLRMRSGIPDSLGHDLLGEYYADPLIRITPQESIDKAASMAHDFQPADRETVYNNLNYIFLQEIVARVAGRDLGAQIRRSILRPLGLTTTSYPTGDRLPGPLRGYSLDAEAGRPVDKTVLNPAVAGGAGAMISTLRDLTVYARALGTGTLLKPETQAARLQGETLAGAPDFVKYGEGVEMIGPFVGHNGTIFGFSSEMFYLPALRATIVVDVNRLDVDDVSRSTPLFLSLARIAFPEYVLW; encoded by the coding sequence ATGAAGACGACGAAAGGCCGATCGAGCCGTCGGCGCATCCCCTCGTTCGAGGCGGTCGAGGCTCGCCGTTTGATGACGACCGTCCCGGGCGGTGCGTCCGGGCTGGTCGCCGCCGCCTCGCACGGACGCCCCGCCGGCATGCGTCAGGGCGGGGCGACCCAGGTCGAGGTGCAGGCGCTTCGGACGCCGGCCGGGGCGAGAGGCCGGCTCTCGCCCGAGGTCGTCCGGGCGCTCGACGCCGAGATCGATCGGGCCGTCGCCCAGGACGGGCTTCCGAGCGCGGCCGTGATGATTACGATCCCCGGCTCGAGGAGTTACGTGGCCGTCCGGGGCGAGGCCGACCTGCGGACCGGGCGTGCGAGGGGCGCCGCCATGCCCTTTCGGATCGCGAGCATCACCAAGTCGTTCACGGCGACGGCCGTGCTCCAGCTGGCCGACCGCGGCAAGCTCAGCCTGGACGACCCCCTCGCGAAGTGGTATCCGGACTTCCCCCACGCGGACTCGATCACCGTCGACGACCTGCTGCGCATGCGCAGCGGGATCCCCGACTCCCTCGGGCACGACCTGCTGGGGGAATATTACGCCGACCCCCTGATCCGGATCACGCCGCAGGAGAGCATCGACAAGGCCGCGTCGATGGCCCACGACTTCCAGCCGGCGGACCGGGAGACGGTGTACAACAACCTCAACTACATCTTCCTCCAGGAGATCGTGGCCAGGGTCGCCGGCCGCGACCTGGGGGCGCAGATCCGGCGGTCGATCCTCCGGCCGCTGGGCCTGACCACCACGTCGTACCCGACCGGCGACCGCCTGCCGGGGCCGCTCCGGGGCTACAGCCTCGACGCGGAGGCCGGCCGGCCGGTCGACAAGACGGTGCTCAACCCCGCGGTGGCCGGCGGGGCCGGGGCGATGATATCGACGCTCCGCGACCTGACCGTCTACGCCCGGGCGCTCGGCACCGGGACGCTCCTGAAGCCCGAGACCCAAGCGGCCCGCCTCCAGGGCGAGACCCTGGCCGGGGCCCCGGACTTCGTGAAGTACGGCGAGGGCGTCGAGATGATCGGCCCGTTCGTGGGCCACAACGGAACGATCTTCGGATTCAGCAGCGAGATGTTCTACCTGCCCGCCTTGCGCGCGACCATCGTCGTCGACGTCAACCGCCTTGACGTCGACGACGTGAGCCGGTCGACGCCGCTGTTCCTGAGCCTCGCCAGGATCGCCTTCCCCGAATACGTCCTCTGGTAA
- a CDS encoding M3 family oligoendopeptidase produces the protein MTTTFVPETFPRRWLPEGVELKTWEQIEPWYRKLLELPVDAPEQVEAFLTASGELNAAVGQEGTARYVAMTCQTDDPAREAAYLEFVRDVEPRLKPYLDKVRNKYLDAPGRAGLSKPRYHVFDRSLENRRALYREANIPRETRLAELEQKYQKAVGAMTVEFQGQERTLAQLSPFLESPDREVRRQAWTLAADRRLADRAMLDDLFDEMKALRIEIAREAGFDDYVGFAYRNRERFDYGPAEARQFHEAIEKTVVPLAAEIHRAHREHLGVESLRPWDVAADPLGRPPLKPFEDVERLAAGAETIFREVDPDLGTQFAYMRERSLLDLANRKGKAPGGYQTNFEADRLPFIFMNAVGVDGDVRTLLHEGGHAFHTLASRGEPLAAYRESPLEFCEVASMTMELLGAGVADPFYDPEKAERSYRKLLEGIVTILPWIATVDAFQHWLYANPDHTRDDRRGAWRGLVARFGGDVDWSGLEEARDHSWHRQLHIFLYPFYYIEYGVAQLGALQIWKRSLTDRAGAVAAYRGALAIGGARPLPQLFEAAGARFAFDSETIAPLMAAIGEELSHLAP, from the coding sequence ATGACGACGACCTTCGTTCCCGAGACGTTCCCCCGCCGCTGGCTCCCCGAGGGCGTCGAGCTGAAGACGTGGGAGCAGATCGAGCCCTGGTATCGGAAGCTGCTGGAACTGCCAGTCGACGCGCCCGAGCAGGTCGAGGCCTTCCTCACGGCCTCGGGCGAGCTGAACGCGGCCGTCGGCCAGGAAGGGACCGCGCGCTACGTCGCGATGACCTGCCAGACCGACGACCCGGCGCGCGAGGCGGCGTACCTCGAATTCGTCCGCGACGTCGAGCCCCGGCTCAAGCCCTACCTCGACAAGGTCCGCAACAAGTACCTCGACGCCCCCGGCCGCGCCGGGCTCTCGAAGCCGCGGTACCACGTGTTCGACCGCTCGCTGGAGAACCGCCGCGCGCTCTACCGCGAGGCCAACATCCCCCGCGAGACCCGGCTGGCCGAGCTGGAGCAGAAGTACCAGAAGGCCGTCGGCGCGATGACCGTCGAGTTCCAGGGCCAGGAGCGGACGCTGGCCCAGCTCTCGCCGTTCCTGGAGTCGCCCGACCGCGAGGTCCGCCGCCAGGCCTGGACGCTCGCCGCCGACCGCCGGCTGGCCGACCGCGCGATGCTCGACGACCTCTTCGACGAGATGAAAGCCCTGCGGATCGAGATCGCCCGCGAGGCCGGCTTCGACGACTACGTGGGCTTCGCCTACCGCAACCGCGAGCGGTTCGACTACGGACCGGCCGAGGCCCGCCAGTTCCACGAGGCGATCGAGAAGACCGTCGTCCCCCTGGCGGCCGAGATCCACCGGGCCCACCGCGAGCACCTCGGCGTCGAATCTCTGCGCCCCTGGGACGTCGCGGCCGACCCGCTGGGCCGGCCCCCCCTCAAGCCGTTCGAGGACGTGGAGCGGCTCGCCGCGGGGGCCGAGACGATCTTCCGCGAGGTCGACCCCGACCTCGGCACCCAGTTCGCGTACATGCGCGAGCGAAGCCTGCTCGACCTGGCCAACCGCAAGGGGAAGGCCCCCGGCGGCTACCAGACCAACTTCGAGGCCGACCGGCTGCCGTTCATCTTCATGAACGCCGTCGGCGTCGACGGCGACGTCCGCACCCTGCTCCACGAGGGGGGCCACGCCTTCCACACCCTGGCCTCGCGCGGCGAGCCGCTGGCCGCCTACCGCGAGAGCCCGCTGGAGTTCTGCGAGGTCGCGTCGATGACGATGGAACTCCTCGGCGCGGGGGTCGCCGACCCGTTCTACGACCCGGAGAAGGCCGAGCGGTCCTACCGCAAGCTGCTGGAGGGGATCGTCACGATCCTCCCCTGGATCGCGACCGTCGACGCCTTCCAGCACTGGCTCTACGCCAACCCCGACCACACCCGCGACGACCGCCGCGGCGCCTGGCGGGGCCTGGTCGCGCGGTTCGGCGGCGACGTCGACTGGTCCGGGCTGGAGGAGGCGCGTGACCACTCCTGGCACCGCCAGCTGCACATCTTCCTGTACCCGTTCTACTACATCGAGTACGGCGTCGCGCAGCTCGGCGCCCTGCAGATCTGGAAGCGGAGCCTGACCGACCGCGCCGGGGCCGTCGCCGCCTACCGCGGCGCCCTGGCCATCGGCGGCGCGAGGCCCCTGCCCCAGCTCTTCGAAGCCGCCGGCGCCCGCTTCGCGTTCGACTCCGAGACCATCGCCCCCCTCATGGCGGCCATCGGCGAGGAGCTGTCCCACCTGGCGCCGTGA